Below is a window of Camelina sativa cultivar DH55 chromosome 11, Cs, whole genome shotgun sequence DNA.
TATCGATTTAGAGAAATGTTGGTCATCTCTCTTCAACGTCAATGGATGCGTCCTCGAGCTCTTCAAATCAGTTTTCAGTGGCAAATTTGGAAATGTTGGAGTAGCGTGTTGCAAGGCATATTCGGCAATTGATGCCAACTGTTGGCCTCATATGTTTCCATTGAACCCGTTCTTCCCACCTCTTCTTAAAGACAATTGCGCACACATCGT
It encodes the following:
- the LOC104726966 gene encoding egg cell-secreted protein 1.1-like gives rise to the protein MESKARVMASLVLVVVVCALVLITPGVVAHDQKPPQPKSPPSSPIDLEKCWSSLFNVNGCVLELFKSVFSGKFGNVGVACCKAYSAIDANCWPHMFPLNPFFPPLLKDNCAHIVPNLPAHK